One part of the Brevundimonas sp. NIBR11 genome encodes these proteins:
- a CDS encoding rhomboid family intramembrane serine protease produces the protein MAASMPALYAFQERSTDNWLGLAFAPIDLAEGRYGGLFTSMLLHGSWAHALMNAVGALTFGAPVARLFRGTVGVAVFLALYICAGIFAALGYGLVHWGSTDPLVGASGAVFGLIGAATRLLGGGGRVLPLTSRAVIRTSVAWMAVNAVVGLIGFAPGVDGARIAWEAHAFGFLFGILAIGPLARSFAGPDERFDSPPGLGDPRA, from the coding sequence GTGGCCGCCTCGATGCCGGCGCTTTATGCCTTTCAGGAACGGTCGACCGACAACTGGCTGGGCCTGGCCTTCGCCCCGATCGACCTGGCGGAGGGACGCTACGGCGGCCTTTTCACCTCCATGCTGCTGCACGGCAGCTGGGCGCACGCCCTGATGAACGCCGTCGGCGCCCTGACCTTCGGCGCGCCGGTCGCTCGATTGTTCCGCGGAACGGTCGGCGTGGCGGTGTTTCTCGCCCTCTATATATGCGCCGGGATTTTCGCGGCGCTCGGCTATGGGCTGGTCCACTGGGGAAGCACGGATCCGCTGGTCGGAGCCTCTGGCGCCGTCTTCGGTCTGATCGGCGCCGCGACCCGTCTGCTGGGCGGAGGAGGGCGGGTCCTGCCGCTGACCAGCCGCGCGGTGATCCGCACCTCGGTCGCCTGGATGGCGGTCAACGCCGTCGTCGGCCTGATCGGCTTCGCCCCCGGCGTCGATGGAGCGAGAATCGCTTGGGAAGCCCACGCTTTCGGCTTCCTGTTCGGCATCCTGGCCATCGGCCCTCTGGCCCGATCGTTTGCAGGACCGGACGAAAGGTTTGATTCCCCGCCCGGTCTGGGCGATCCTCGCGCCTGA
- a CDS encoding CBS domain-containing protein has protein sequence MLVAEILKSKGGDVFSVAPDISLADACAELDGRRVGALIVCDGDRVVGVISERDVVKAVSADGAVSLTRPVADYMSRNVVFAEPGETVGILMERMTDRRIRHLPVLTDSRLSGVISIGDVVKCQIAEATHEAESLRTYIAAG, from the coding sequence GTGCTGGTCGCTGAAATCCTCAAGAGCAAGGGAGGCGACGTGTTCAGCGTTGCGCCCGATATATCCCTCGCGGACGCCTGCGCCGAGCTGGACGGTCGGCGCGTCGGGGCCCTGATCGTCTGCGACGGCGATCGGGTGGTCGGCGTCATCTCCGAACGCGACGTCGTCAAGGCGGTCTCGGCCGATGGGGCGGTCAGCCTCACCCGGCCTGTCGCTGACTATATGAGCCGCAACGTCGTCTTCGCCGAACCGGGCGAGACCGTGGGCATCCTTATGGAGCGGATGACGGACCGTCGAATCCGCCATCTGCCGGTGCTGACGGACAGCCGGCTCAGCGGCGTGATCTCCATCGGCGACGTCGTCAAATGCCAGATCGCCGAGGCCACTCACGAGGCGGAAAGCCTGCGGACCTACATAGCGGCGGGCTAG